One Candidatus Aminicenantes bacterium DNA segment encodes these proteins:
- a CDS encoding glycosyltransferase translates to MSRRRVLEMIDKPFLGGGQAVLLSLARGLDKARFEVEIGAQGGGPLENAAREAGIPFRPLPFGGKLKRGLVRAIARDLKANPPDILHTHGGVAGLYGRLAARRAGVKAVVHTIHGIHYLHYTNPAARLAFVLLERYCSRRTDAVVLVSQADLDEAGKRRLAPVANLKLVRNGIDLAGTASESFAERVEFARLHLNISGPMIGTVARLHRQKGLIHLLRAVPAIFEAHPAVRVLVAGGGELEPKLRVEVKRLRLDRRFAMLGARPDALELMSLFDIFVLPSLWEGLPLVLIEAASLGKPIVVTDIGGTREIITDGETGLLVPPADPAALAAAINRLLCDPALAARLAANAKSTIPPRFTLDRMVSDYSEIYSSLCPPK, encoded by the coding sequence ATGAGCCGAAGGCGCGTCTTGGAGATGATCGACAAGCCTTTTCTGGGCGGCGGGCAGGCCGTGCTCCTGTCGCTCGCCCGCGGCCTCGATAAAGCCCGCTTCGAAGTCGAGATCGGTGCCCAAGGTGGCGGCCCGCTCGAAAACGCGGCCCGCGAAGCGGGGATCCCGTTCCGTCCCTTGCCGTTCGGCGGCAAGCTCAAGCGGGGACTGGTGCGGGCGATCGCCCGCGATCTCAAAGCGAACCCGCCGGATATCCTTCACACCCATGGCGGGGTCGCCGGCCTTTATGGCCGCCTGGCCGCCCGCCGGGCCGGGGTGAAAGCTGTCGTTCACACCATCCACGGCATCCATTATCTCCATTACACCAATCCGGCGGCCCGTCTTGCCTTCGTCTTGCTGGAAAGATACTGCTCTCGCCGGACGGACGCCGTCGTGCTCGTCTCCCAAGCCGATCTGGATGAAGCCGGGAAGCGGCGGCTGGCGCCCGTAGCCAATCTCAAGCTCGTCCGCAACGGGATCGACCTCGCTGGTACCGCCTCCGAGTCCTTCGCTGAACGAGTCGAGTTCGCCCGGCTGCACTTGAACATCAGCGGTCCCATGATCGGGACGGTAGCCCGGCTCCATAGGCAGAAGGGGCTGATCCACCTCCTGCGCGCGGTTCCGGCGATTTTTGAAGCGCATCCCGCGGTCCGAGTCCTTGTCGCCGGCGGCGGCGAGCTCGAGCCCAAGCTGCGGGTGGAGGTCAAACGCCTGCGGCTGGACCGCCGCTTCGCCATGCTCGGCGCCCGCCCCGACGCCCTCGAGCTGATGTCCCTTTTCGATATATTCGTCCTGCCGTCCCTGTGGGAAGGCCTGCCTCTGGTTTTGATCGAGGCCGCTTCCCTGGGCAAGCCGATCGTGGTCACGGACATCGGGGGGACGCGGGAGATCATCACCGACGGCGAGACGGGCCTGCTCGTCCCGCCCGCTGATCCCGCCGCCCTGGCCGCGGCTATAAACCGCCTTTTGTGCGATCCCGCCCTGGCCGCCCGCCTGGCGGCGAACGCCAAGTCGACGATCCCACCCCGATTCACCCTGGATCGAATGGTTTCGGATTATTCGGAAATTTATTCCTCTTTATGCCCCCCAAAATAG